The Trueperaceae bacterium genome window below encodes:
- a CDS encoding carboxymuconolactone decarboxylase family protein, with product MADEMLPKVSKELTDKRKRLAPETFEAWRAFSRQVFADGALPGKTKQLIAVAVAHVTQCPYCVKGHTRQALAAGATEEELMEAIWVAAEMRAGAGYAHSLVAIDAMPHHEHGSGSGDH from the coding sequence ATGGCTGACGAGATGCTGCCCAAGGTAAGCAAGGAGTTGACGGACAAGCGGAAACGGCTCGCCCCCGAGACCTTCGAGGCCTGGCGGGCATTCAGCCGGCAGGTCTTCGCCGACGGCGCCCTGCCGGGCAAGACCAAGCAACTGATCGCCGTTGCCGTGGCTCACGTGACCCAGTGCCCCTACTGCGTCAAGGGCCACACGAGGCAAGCGCTTGCGGCTGGCGCCACCGAAGAGGAGTTGATGGAGGCGATCTGGGTGGCTGCCGAGATGCGCGCCGGCGCTGGCTACGCCCACTCGCTCGTCGCCATCGACGCGATGCCGCACCATGAGCATGGCAGCGGAAGCGGCGACCATTAG
- a CDS encoding SDR family oxidoreductase: MIAVTGASGHLGRLIVSELLDRNVPAGEIVAIVRTPAKASDLASRGVEVRNADYDDGDSLVAAFEGIDRLLLVSASDVGKRVEQHRQVVNAARQTGVEHLVYTSILAADSADTILSREHSATERLILRSGIAHTFLRNGWYLENYTGTLGQALENGAILGTAGAGRVSAAARADYAAAAATVITEEGHEGRTYELGGDEAFTMTELAEEVSRQSGQPVEYRDLPAEEYRNALLGFGLPEPVAEMLADADEGLERGVLYTDSEDLRRLIGRPTTTLTQAVAAALGD, encoded by the coding sequence ATGATCGCAGTTACGGGAGCAAGCGGCCACCTGGGCCGACTGATAGTGAGCGAACTTCTCGACAGGAACGTCCCTGCCGGAGAGATCGTGGCGATAGTCCGCACGCCGGCGAAGGCGAGTGACCTCGCCTCCCGCGGGGTGGAGGTGAGGAACGCCGACTACGACGACGGTGACAGCCTGGTAGCGGCATTCGAAGGCATCGATAGACTGCTTCTGGTGTCGGCGAGCGACGTGGGCAAGCGAGTGGAGCAGCATCGCCAGGTGGTGAACGCCGCCAGGCAGACGGGGGTGGAGCATCTCGTCTACACGAGCATCCTCGCCGCGGACAGCGCCGACACCATCCTCAGTCGGGAGCACAGCGCCACCGAACGGCTGATCCTTCGTTCGGGCATCGCCCACACCTTCCTGCGCAATGGCTGGTATCTCGAGAACTACACCGGCACTCTCGGCCAGGCGCTCGAGAACGGCGCCATACTCGGTACGGCCGGCGCTGGCCGGGTTAGCGCGGCAGCGCGGGCCGACTACGCCGCTGCTGCGGCAACGGTGATCACCGAGGAGGGCCACGAGGGCCGGACCTACGAGTTGGGTGGCGATGAGGCATTCACCATGACCGAACTCGCGGAGGAGGTTAGCCGGCAGAGCGGCCAGCCGGTCGAGTACCGCGACCTGCCCGCAGAGGAGTACCGGAACGCGCTCCTCGGCTTCGGCCTACCCGAGCCGGTGGCCGAGATGTTGGCCGATGCCGACGAGGGACTCGAACGCGGAGTCCTCTACACCGACAGCGAGGACCTGAGGCGGCTCATCGGGAGACCTACCACCACCCTCACCCAGGCCGTCGCGGCCGCCCTTGGGGACTGA
- a CDS encoding VOC family protein, translating into MPDRTHVGTVTLQVADLDRSLEFYRGVIGFRLLSRGEGTARLGAAGSEDALLELKEKPGARPAARNARLGIYHFAVLLPSRADLGRFLRHAYASGARIGQADHLYSEATYLTDPDGIDLEVYRDRPRDEWTLAADGEIIGSTEPLDLEGVAAAAGAEPWAGLPQGTTMGHMHFFVGDLVKAEEFYHRTLGLDKVTWHFPGALFLSAGGYHHHVGANVWAAGSRPSGPDDARLLTWELRLPGPEDVAAVASRLRAAGYPVTEQDGTFLADDPWGITVSLSAEGAIATA; encoded by the coding sequence TTGCCCGATCGGACCCACGTAGGCACGGTAACCCTCCAGGTCGCTGACCTCGACAGGTCGCTGGAGTTCTACCGAGGAGTCATCGGTTTCCGCCTGCTGTCGCGGGGCGAGGGAACCGCCCGACTTGGCGCCGCGGGCAGTGAGGACGCCCTCCTCGAACTGAAGGAGAAACCGGGTGCGAGGCCGGCGGCGCGAAACGCTCGGTTGGGCATCTACCACTTCGCCGTGCTTCTGCCGTCGCGCGCCGACTTGGGCCGCTTCCTGCGGCACGCCTACGCCAGCGGGGCGCGCATCGGCCAGGCCGACCACCTCTACAGCGAGGCCACCTACCTCACCGATCCGGACGGGATAGACCTCGAGGTCTACCGCGACCGTCCGCGGGACGAGTGGACCTTGGCTGCCGACGGGGAGATCATCGGGTCGACGGAACCGCTCGACCTCGAAGGGGTGGCCGCCGCCGCGGGCGCAGAGCCGTGGGCCGGTCTTCCCCAGGGGACGACGATGGGCCACATGCACTTCTTCGTCGGTGACCTGGTGAAGGCCGAGGAGTTCTACCACCGGACGCTCGGCCTCGACAAAGTCACCTGGCACTTCCCGGGCGCACTGTTCCTCTCTGCCGGCGGCTACCACCACCACGTGGGCGCGAACGTCTGGGCGGCCGGCTCCCGGCCATCGGGCCCGGACGACGCCCGGCTCCTCACCTGGGAGCTCCGGCTGCCTGGCCCGGAGGACGTCGCAGCAGTGGCCTCGCGCTTGCGCGCAGCCGGCTACCCGGTGACCGAGCAGGACGGCACTTTTCTCGCCGACGACCCCTGGGGGATCACCGTCAGCCTTTCGGCCGAAGGAGCTATCGCAACTGCTTGA
- a CDS encoding response regulator yields the protein MVPDILIIDDSRDDCELMTWALNKALPEVVVDVCREPQEALAKLFDESVPLPRAVILDVHLSDHVNGHDVLREIRAHRRTYHLPVIVLTGYPDVGLSELSYQLRANSHVLKPVEAGDLSELMGRIGHYWTTLNALPTGPFPESAPSS from the coding sequence ATGGTCCCTGACATACTCATCATCGACGACAGCCGGGACGACTGCGAGCTGATGACGTGGGCACTGAACAAGGCCCTGCCGGAGGTCGTAGTCGATGTGTGCCGCGAACCGCAGGAGGCCCTGGCCAAACTCTTCGACGAGAGCGTCCCGCTGCCGCGAGCGGTGATCCTCGACGTCCATCTGAGCGACCATGTAAACGGCCACGACGTTCTCCGGGAGATCCGGGCGCACCGGAGGACTTACCACCTCCCTGTCATCGTGCTTACCGGCTACCCCGACGTCGGGCTGTCGGAGCTCAGTTATCAGTTGCGGGCCAACTCTCACGTGCTCAAGCCGGTAGAGGCTGGCGACCTGTCGGAATTGATGGGACGCATCGGCCACTACTGGACCACCCTGAACGCGCTTCCCACCGGCCCCTTCCCGGAGAGTGCGCCGAGCAGCTGA
- a CDS encoding response regulator: protein MSSSRTKPEGASEPYLLCVEDNADDCFLTRRTLARNDFPHAVVCVADGAQALEHVQHAATAPLAILLDSRLPKLDGHEVLLALRSDESTRRIPVLLLVGSFDETRKAWRETADACLLKPLDWQELDAELTRLGVLADGTPVIGNRAIGARV from the coding sequence ATGAGTTCGAGCAGGACAAAGCCCGAAGGTGCGAGCGAGCCGTATCTACTCTGTGTCGAGGACAATGCCGACGACTGTTTCCTGACACGGCGCACGTTGGCTCGGAATGACTTCCCGCACGCGGTGGTGTGCGTGGCAGACGGTGCTCAAGCTCTCGAACACGTCCAGCACGCGGCGACAGCGCCGCTCGCCATCCTCCTGGACTCCCGCCTGCCGAAGCTCGACGGACATGAGGTCCTGTTGGCCTTGCGTTCGGATGAGAGCACCCGCCGGATCCCGGTGCTGCTCCTCGTCGGGTCTTTCGACGAGACCCGTAAAGCTTGGCGGGAAACAGCCGATGCCTGCCTGCTCAAACCGCTCGACTGGCAGGAGCTCGACGCCGAACTGACGCGCCTGGGCGTCCTCGCCGACGGTACTCCGGTCATCGGCAACCGAGCGATCGGAGCCCGGGTCTAG
- a CDS encoding TipAS antibiotic-recognition domain-containing protein — protein MSSSEEWSIQQLARAAGTTSRTLRHYDQLGLLRPSRIGDNGYRYYDSAALLRLQRILLLRELGLGLPVIGQVLAGQRDAAAALRTHLELLEVERVRLARLTETVRETIEKVERGEALMAEEMFEGFDHSRYKAEVIERWGKDAYERGDKWWRSLSEDEKRQFGQLHLDIAADFGKAMAAGREPASDEVQAIVERHYGWIKIGWQGREPSAEAYRGLAEMYVNDPRFAANYDEHGEGGAKYVRDAMNVFADRRLK, from the coding sequence TTGAGTTCAAGCGAAGAGTGGTCGATCCAGCAGCTGGCAAGGGCAGCCGGTACGACCAGCAGGACGCTCCGCCACTACGACCAGCTCGGCCTGCTCAGGCCCAGCCGGATCGGCGACAACGGCTACCGGTACTACGACAGTGCCGCCCTCTTGCGCCTGCAACGGATCCTCCTGCTGCGGGAACTCGGTTTGGGCCTTCCCGTGATCGGTCAGGTCCTTGCCGGCCAGCGGGACGCTGCAGCCGCACTTCGGACGCACCTGGAGCTGCTCGAAGTGGAGAGAGTCAGGCTCGCACGCCTGACGGAAACCGTGAGAGAGACGATCGAGAAGGTCGAGAGAGGTGAGGCGCTGATGGCGGAAGAGATGTTCGAAGGATTCGATCACAGCCGCTACAAGGCTGAGGTCATCGAACGGTGGGGCAAGGATGCCTACGAGCGGGGCGACAAGTGGTGGCGTTCGCTGTCGGAGGACGAGAAGCGGCAGTTCGGGCAACTCCACCTCGACATCGCGGCCGACTTCGGGAAGGCGATGGCGGCCGGCCGAGAGCCCGCAAGCGACGAGGTCCAGGCGATAGTGGAGCGCCACTACGGCTGGATCAAGATCGGGTGGCAGGGTCGCGAGCCGAGCGCCGAGGCGTACCGCGGACTGGCAGAGATGTACGTGAACGACCCGAGGTTCGCGGCCAACTACGACGAGCACGGCGAAGGCGGCGCCAAGTACGTTCGCGATGCGATGAATGTCTTCGCGGATCGCAGATTGAAGTAA